One stretch of Armatimonadota bacterium DNA includes these proteins:
- the hpt gene encoding hypoxanthine phosphoribosyltransferase, giving the protein MLDDVAEVLIPEEALQARVRELGRRISEDYEGKEPLLVGILTGAVFFVCDLMRSITIPVHLDFMATSAYGRGTESTGVVRILKDLNESIEGRHVIIVDDIVDTGLTMDYLLTTLKARYPASLAVCVLLDKAERRIREVPLRYVGFRIPNRFVVGYGLDYAGLYRNLPFVCVLKPEVYQ; this is encoded by the coding sequence CTGCTGGACGACGTGGCGGAGGTGCTGATTCCGGAGGAGGCCCTACAGGCCCGGGTGCGGGAGTTGGGCCGCCGGATCTCGGAGGACTACGAGGGAAAGGAGCCGCTCCTGGTGGGGATCCTCACGGGTGCGGTGTTCTTCGTGTGCGATCTCATGCGGTCCATCACCATTCCCGTGCACCTGGATTTCATGGCCACCAGCGCCTACGGCCGGGGCACGGAGAGCACGGGGGTGGTGCGGATCCTCAAGGATCTCAACGAGAGCATCGAGGGACGGCACGTGATCATCGTGGACGACATCGTGGACACCGGGCTCACCATGGACTACCTGCTCACCACCCTGAAGGCCCGGTATCCCGCGAGCCTGGCCGTGTGCGTGCTCCTGGACAAGGCGGAACGTCGCATTCGGGAGGTTCCCCTGCGGTACGTGGGCTTCCGGATCCCCAACCGGTTCGTGGTGGGATACGGTTTGGACTACGCGGGGCTGTACCGAAACCTGCCGTTTGTGTGCGTGCTGAAGCCGGAGGTGTACCAATGA
- the pyrF gene encoding orotidine-5'-phosphate decarboxylase — protein sequence MPRAPELIVALDVSELREAERLVRLLRPAVDFFKVGSALFTACGPDAVRMVRHHGARVFLDLKFFDIPQVVAAAVRHAARLGVSMLTVHILGGERMLRAAAQVVEEAESPPRLIGVTLLTSLDEEEVRSVGITDGLAEAVLRLGALARKAGLDGAVCGVQEVATLKQHLGTDFLTVVPGVRPRPVEGDDQARTGDFESAVAAGADYVVVGRPVLRSPDPLAAARTLVEALTSGRP from the coding sequence ATGCCGCGTGCCCCTGAACTCATCGTGGCCCTGGACGTCTCGGAGCTCCGGGAGGCGGAGCGGCTCGTGCGGCTGTTGCGCCCCGCGGTGGATTTCTTCAAGGTCGGGTCGGCGTTGTTCACCGCCTGCGGTCCCGACGCGGTGCGTATGGTCCGCCACCACGGCGCCCGGGTGTTCCTGGACCTGAAGTTCTTCGACATCCCGCAGGTGGTGGCCGCGGCGGTGCGCCACGCGGCCCGGTTGGGGGTCTCCATGCTCACCGTCCACATCCTGGGTGGGGAGCGGATGCTCCGGGCGGCGGCGCAGGTGGTGGAGGAGGCGGAGAGCCCGCCGCGCCTGATCGGGGTCACCCTGCTCACCAGCCTGGACGAGGAGGAGGTGCGGTCCGTAGGGATCACGGACGGGCTGGCGGAGGCCGTCCTGCGCTTGGGAGCCCTGGCCCGGAAGGCGGGGCTGGACGGCGCGGTGTGCGGGGTGCAGGAGGTGGCCACCCTGAAGCAGCACCTGGGCACAGACTTCCTCACGGTGGTGCCGGGCGTCCGGCCGCGGCCGGTGGAGGGCGACGACCAGGCCCGCACTGGGGATTTCGAGAGCGCGGTGGCCGCGGGCGCGGACTACGTGGTGGTGGGCCGTCCCGTGCTCCGATCTCCAGATCCCCTCGCCGCGGCCCGGACCCTGGTGGAAGCCCTGACCTCGGGAAGACCATGA
- a CDS encoding aspartate carbamoyltransferase catalytic subunit — MKILHKDLLDLRSLTAGQVQSLLDLSHVALQGRLPADALQGRVVALAFFEPSTRTRTSFELAARRLGAEVLRFDVAHSSVQKGESLLDTARTLEAMGADALVLRHSASGAPHFVARHVRCSVVNAGDGMHEHPTQGLLDLLTIREAKGRLAGLRVVILGDILHSRVARSTAYGLGLLGARVVLCGPATLLPSSLDIPNAVWTTRVEEALEDADVVMPLRMQVERAAAAFVPSLGEFARLYALTPERLRRTRPDAIVMHPGPMNLGVEITPEVAYGPRSVILRQVTHGVAVRMAVLYDLLRHPTVHPELRPVAQRVTAGVT, encoded by the coding sequence ATGAAGATCCTCCACAAGGACCTGCTCGACCTCCGGAGCCTCACCGCCGGGCAGGTCCAGTCTCTGCTCGATCTCTCCCACGTGGCGCTCCAAGGGAGGCTTCCCGCGGATGCCCTTCAGGGCCGTGTGGTGGCCTTGGCCTTCTTCGAGCCCAGCACCCGCACCCGCACCTCCTTCGAACTGGCCGCCCGTCGGCTGGGCGCGGAGGTCTTGAGGTTCGATGTGGCCCACAGCTCCGTGCAGAAGGGGGAATCCCTGCTGGATACGGCCCGCACCCTGGAGGCGATGGGGGCGGATGCCCTCGTGCTGCGTCACAGCGCCTCCGGGGCCCCGCACTTCGTCGCGCGGCACGTCCGCTGCAGCGTGGTGAACGCGGGGGATGGGATGCACGAGCACCCCACCCAGGGTCTGCTGGACCTCCTCACCATCCGGGAGGCCAAGGGCCGCCTCGCGGGGCTACGGGTGGTCATCCTGGGCGACATCCTCCACAGCCGGGTGGCCCGGTCTACCGCGTACGGGCTGGGGCTGTTGGGCGCCCGGGTGGTGCTGTGCGGTCCAGCCACCCTGCTGCCCTCCTCCCTGGACATCCCGAACGCCGTCTGGACCACGCGGGTCGAGGAGGCCCTGGAGGACGCGGATGTGGTGATGCCCCTGCGGATGCAGGTGGAGCGTGCGGCCGCGGCCTTCGTGCCTTCCCTGGGCGAGTTCGCACGGCTGTACGCCCTGACGCCGGAGCGCCTGCGCCGCACCCGCCCGGACGCCATCGTGATGCACCCCGGCCCCATGAACCTGGGGGTGGAGATCACGCCCGAGGTGGCCTACGGACCGCGTTCCGTGATCCTGCGCCAGGTGACGCACGGCGTGGCGGTGCGGATGGCGGTCCTGTATGACCTCCTGAGGCATCCCACCGTCCATCCGGAGCTGCGGCCCGTGGCGCAGCGGGTGACCGCGGGGGTAACCTAG
- a CDS encoding ornithine cyclodeaminase family protein translates to MTPLWLSEEEVARLLPLSEAIRALEEAFRAKAAGEAVNVPRTRVVTPEGVLHVMSAGWTSGGVMGLKAYTTSRTGARFVVLLYATDGTFLAGMEANVLGQRRTGAASGLATRYMARPEASVAAVIGSGWQARTQLAAVCAVRPIREARVYSRTPQRREAFAREMSEQLGIPVRAVSSAEEAVEGAEVICTITTAREPVLLGRWLSPGVHVNAAGVNWPDRRELDGEAVRRAHRIAVDDLAQARLESGDLVCAEREGVFRWERAVELADIVAGKLPGRGDAREITLFASQGIALEDVAVAKLVYERAVTEGMGRPLPGWMENRRGG, encoded by the coding sequence GTGACCCCGCTGTGGCTCTCTGAGGAGGAGGTGGCCCGGCTGCTCCCGCTTTCGGAAGCCATCCGGGCCCTGGAGGAGGCCTTCCGGGCGAAGGCCGCAGGCGAGGCCGTGAACGTGCCCCGTACCCGGGTGGTGACCCCCGAGGGGGTGCTGCACGTGATGTCCGCGGGCTGGACCTCCGGGGGCGTGATGGGGCTGAAGGCGTACACCACTTCCCGGACCGGAGCGCGGTTCGTGGTCCTGCTGTACGCCACGGATGGGACGTTCCTCGCGGGGATGGAAGCGAACGTGCTGGGGCAGCGTCGCACGGGCGCTGCGAGCGGGCTCGCCACGCGGTACATGGCCCGCCCGGAGGCCTCCGTGGCCGCGGTGATCGGAAGCGGCTGGCAGGCTCGGACCCAGCTGGCGGCGGTGTGCGCGGTGCGCCCCATCCGGGAGGCCCGGGTCTACAGCCGCACGCCCCAGCGCCGCGAGGCCTTCGCGCGGGAGATGTCGGAGCAGCTGGGGATCCCCGTGCGGGCCGTCTCCTCCGCGGAGGAGGCGGTGGAGGGCGCGGAGGTGATCTGCACCATCACCACGGCCCGGGAGCCGGTCCTGTTGGGCCGGTGGCTCAGCCCCGGCGTGCACGTCAACGCCGCGGGCGTGAACTGGCCGGACCGCAGGGAGCTGGACGGGGAAGCGGTGCGGCGGGCCCACCGCATCGCGGTGGATGATCTCGCCCAGGCCCGGCTGGAGAGCGGGGACCTGGTGTGCGCGGAGCGGGAAGGGGTCTTCCGGTGGGAACGGGCGGTGGAGCTCGCGGACATCGTGGCGGGGAAGCTGCCCGGACGCGGGGACGCGCGGGAGATCACGCTCTTCGCCTCCCAGGGGATCGCCCTCGAGGACGTGGCCGTGGCGAAGCTCGTCTACGAGCGGGCCGTGACGGAGGGGATGGGCCGTCCGCTTCCGGGGTGGATGGAGAACAGGAGGGGAGGATGA
- a CDS encoding GuaB3 family IMP dehydrogenase-related protein — protein sequence MRTQTPERVPLPGERALPAGESLGIGRWARRAYGYDDIALVPAASTLDPEDVDTSWEVGGFRFRIPVLAAAMDSVTDVRVAALLHELGGAAVLNLEGIQTRYEDPTEAIEAIVQAPQERCVAVLQEVYRRPVREELVARRVQELKRAGVVAMASVTPGNAPRLAPIAREAGLDVLVVQSTVVTAQHRSSRGRGVSLPDLVDRMGIPVMAGNCVSYAQAMGLLEAGVAGVFVGVGPGAACTSRRVLGVGVPQVTALCDVAAARDDYYVRTGRYVPVIADGGLTVGGDLAKAIACGADAVMLGSALARAEEAPGRGYHWGMATPHPALPRGTRIHVGTTGTLRQILLGPAQVDDGTQNLVEALRTAMGMCGAATIREMHRVEVVLAPALATEGKAVQFAQRVGQGRT from the coding sequence ATGAGGACGCAGACCCCAGAACGGGTCCCGCTGCCGGGAGAGCGGGCGCTCCCGGCGGGAGAAAGCCTCGGGATCGGCCGGTGGGCGCGCCGGGCCTACGGGTACGACGACATCGCCCTGGTCCCTGCCGCGAGTACCCTGGACCCCGAGGACGTGGACACCTCGTGGGAGGTGGGCGGGTTTCGCTTCCGGATCCCCGTGCTCGCCGCGGCCATGGACAGCGTGACGGACGTGCGGGTGGCGGCCCTCCTGCACGAGCTGGGCGGGGCCGCGGTGCTGAACCTGGAGGGGATTCAGACCCGATACGAGGATCCCACGGAGGCCATCGAGGCCATCGTCCAGGCTCCCCAGGAACGGTGCGTGGCGGTCCTGCAGGAGGTGTACCGGCGTCCGGTTCGGGAGGAGCTCGTGGCCCGTCGCGTCCAGGAGCTCAAGCGGGCGGGCGTGGTTGCCATGGCCTCCGTGACGCCCGGGAACGCTCCGCGGCTTGCGCCCATCGCCCGGGAGGCGGGGCTCGATGTCCTCGTGGTGCAGTCCACCGTGGTGACCGCGCAGCACCGCTCCAGCCGGGGCCGAGGGGTCTCCCTCCCCGACCTGGTGGATCGGATGGGGATCCCCGTGATGGCGGGGAACTGCGTCTCGTATGCCCAGGCCATGGGGCTGTTGGAGGCCGGCGTGGCGGGGGTATTCGTGGGCGTGGGGCCGGGGGCCGCGTGTACCAGCCGTCGGGTGCTGGGCGTGGGTGTCCCGCAGGTGACCGCCCTGTGCGACGTGGCCGCCGCGCGGGACGACTATTATGTCCGCACCGGCCGCTACGTCCCCGTGATCGCGGACGGCGGGCTCACGGTGGGGGGAGATCTCGCGAAGGCCATCGCGTGTGGGGCGGACGCGGTGATGCTGGGGAGCGCCCTCGCGAGGGCGGAGGAAGCCCCCGGGCGTGGGTACCATTGGGGCATGGCCACCCCGCATCCCGCCCTTCCCCGGGGCACCCGCATCCACGTGGGGACCACGGGGACGTTGCGGCAGATCCTTCTGGGCCCCGCGCAGGTGGACGACGGGACTCAAAATCTCGTGGAGGCCCTGCGTACGGCCATGGGGATGTGCGGGGCCGCCACCATCCGGGAGATGCATCGGGTGGAGGTGGTGCTGGCTCCCGCCCTCGCCACGGAGGGCAAGGCGGTGCAGTTCGCCCAGCGGGTGGGTCAAGGCCGGACGTGA
- a CDS encoding dihydroorotase — translation MERLWIRGGRVLDPASGRDEVADVLIEGGRVVAVARGMRPEGAGILEAGGLVVAPGLVDLHVHLREPGQTHKEDIASGTRAAARGGVTSVVCMANTQPPVDDPVVVEFIRSRAEKVGVVRVYPVGAVTRGLEGKELSPIGALAAVGVVGLSDDGRSVPSAGLLRRAMLYARMFGLPILEHCEDPSLSAGGVMHEGTVSARLGLRGIPRSAEEVVVARDLLLAEETGAHVHIQHVSSRGSVRLIREAKARGVQVTAEVTPHHLTLTDESVEGYDPNFKVNPPLRTAEDMEALLEGLWDGTLDCIATDHAPHAPAEKLVEYDAAPFGVIGLETLLGVVLTRLVWQEGWPLIRALALVTDRPARILGLPGGRLQPGDPADLVLLDPEREWVVDPERFHSKSRNTPFAGWTLRGKVLATLVGGRIVWMEEDLGSRLLPVGAGAG, via the coding sequence GTGGAGCGCCTGTGGATCCGGGGAGGGCGCGTCTTGGATCCCGCCTCCGGGCGGGACGAGGTGGCGGACGTCCTGATCGAGGGCGGCCGCGTCGTCGCCGTGGCACGGGGGATGCGGCCCGAGGGAGCGGGGATCCTCGAGGCGGGGGGTCTGGTGGTGGCCCCGGGACTCGTGGACCTCCACGTGCACCTCCGGGAACCCGGACAGACCCACAAGGAGGACATCGCCTCCGGCACCCGGGCCGCGGCCCGGGGCGGGGTCACAAGCGTGGTGTGCATGGCCAATACCCAGCCCCCTGTGGACGACCCCGTGGTGGTGGAGTTCATCCGCAGCCGGGCCGAGAAGGTGGGCGTGGTGCGGGTGTACCCGGTGGGCGCCGTCACGAGGGGGCTGGAGGGCAAGGAGCTGAGCCCCATCGGGGCCCTCGCAGCCGTGGGGGTGGTGGGCCTCTCGGACGACGGCCGCAGCGTGCCCAGCGCGGGACTGCTGCGCCGGGCCATGCTCTACGCCCGGATGTTCGGGCTTCCCATCCTCGAGCACTGCGAGGACCCCTCCCTCTCCGCGGGCGGGGTGATGCACGAGGGGACGGTGAGCGCCCGGCTGGGTCTGCGCGGAATCCCCCGCAGCGCGGAGGAGGTGGTGGTGGCGCGGGATCTCCTGCTCGCAGAGGAGACCGGGGCCCACGTGCACATCCAGCACGTGAGCAGCCGGGGATCCGTGCGCCTCATCCGGGAGGCCAAGGCACGGGGGGTACAGGTCACCGCGGAGGTCACCCCCCATCACCTCACCCTCACGGACGAGAGCGTGGAGGGCTACGACCCCAATTTCAAGGTGAATCCGCCCCTCCGGACCGCGGAGGACATGGAGGCCCTGCTGGAGGGCCTGTGGGACGGAACCCTGGACTGCATCGCCACAGATCATGCCCCGCACGCACCCGCGGAGAAACTGGTGGAGTACGACGCGGCGCCCTTCGGGGTCATCGGGTTGGAGACGCTGCTCGGCGTGGTGCTCACCCGGCTCGTGTGGCAGGAGGGTTGGCCGCTCATCCGGGCCCTGGCCCTGGTCACGGATCGGCCCGCCCGGATCCTGGGACTCCCCGGCGGCAGGCTGCAGCCGGGTGATCCCGCGGACCTCGTGCTCCTCGATCCCGAGCGGGAGTGGGTGGTGGATCCGGAGCGGTTCCACAGCAAATCCCGCAACACGCCCTTCGCGGGATGGACCCTGCGCGGAAAGGTCCTGGCGACCCTGGTGGGGGGCCGGATTGTGTGGATGGAGGAGGACCTCGGGTCCCGATTGCTCCCCGTGGGAGCGGGTGCGGGATGA
- a CDS encoding leucyl aminopeptidase: MRVSLSNARPEQVSCDALAVLLDEGNLAGALGELDRALEGWVGEAMRLSGFEAQRDRVLWLFTHGKIPSPRVVLVGMGSPGDGYARAEALRRAAAVAVREARAQRVRRLGVWVPQLPPQALGAVVEGLYLGSYRYEAYKTFEEPQLDGVQILGGTDPERRRALRRGQLLAEATCFARDLVNAPPNEVTPLALARIARQIARERGLEARVYGPAQLRRMGAGAILAVGRGSRQPPQLIVLEYRPPRARRTVVIAGKGVTFDAGGLDLKTAEGMETMKSDCAGAAAVLATMRVLPDLRVPHRVVGIVGAVENLLGESAMKPGDIVRAMNGKTIEITNTDAEGRVVLADALSYAARYRPDAIVDLATLTGSAIVALGYYAAAILGNDRALIRELIRAGEAAGERLWELPLYEEFREAVRSEVADLRNSAGRYGGAQKGAAFIAEFVAGSPWAHLDIAGVAFLDKSEGQAPHLPKGATGFGVRTLLNWLAPPEEA, translated from the coding sequence ATGAGGGTCTCGCTCTCCAACGCCCGACCCGAGCAGGTGTCGTGCGATGCCCTCGCGGTCCTGCTGGACGAGGGAAACCTCGCGGGCGCCCTCGGGGAACTGGACCGGGCCCTGGAAGGGTGGGTCGGGGAGGCCATGCGCCTGAGCGGGTTCGAGGCCCAACGGGACCGGGTCCTGTGGCTGTTCACCCATGGAAAGATCCCCTCGCCCCGGGTGGTCCTGGTGGGCATGGGGAGCCCCGGAGACGGATACGCACGCGCGGAGGCCCTGCGCCGGGCCGCGGCGGTGGCGGTTCGGGAGGCGCGTGCCCAACGGGTACGCCGCCTCGGGGTATGGGTCCCGCAGCTGCCCCCGCAGGCCCTGGGGGCCGTGGTGGAGGGCCTGTACCTAGGCTCCTACCGGTACGAGGCCTACAAGACCTTCGAGGAGCCGCAGCTCGACGGCGTGCAGATCCTGGGCGGCACGGATCCCGAGCGGCGAAGGGCCCTGCGCCGGGGGCAGCTGCTGGCCGAGGCCACCTGCTTCGCCCGGGACCTCGTGAACGCCCCGCCCAACGAGGTCACGCCCCTGGCCCTGGCCCGCATCGCCCGGCAGATCGCCCGGGAGCGGGGTCTGGAGGCCCGGGTGTACGGCCCTGCGCAACTCCGGCGCATGGGGGCAGGCGCCATCCTCGCGGTGGGCCGCGGGAGCCGGCAGCCTCCGCAGCTCATCGTGCTGGAATACCGGCCACCCCGCGCCCGACGCACCGTGGTGATCGCGGGGAAGGGCGTCACCTTCGATGCGGGAGGACTTGACCTCAAGACCGCGGAGGGCATGGAGACCATGAAGTCCGACTGCGCGGGAGCCGCCGCGGTGCTGGCGACCATGCGGGTCCTTCCGGATCTCCGGGTGCCGCACCGGGTGGTGGGAATCGTGGGGGCGGTGGAGAACCTGCTCGGGGAATCCGCGATGAAGCCCGGGGACATCGTGCGGGCCATGAACGGCAAGACCATCGAGATCACCAACACGGACGCGGAGGGCCGGGTGGTCCTGGCGGACGCCCTCAGCTACGCGGCCCGGTACCGGCCGGACGCCATCGTGGATCTCGCCACCCTCACGGGCTCCGCCATCGTGGCCCTGGGGTACTACGCGGCCGCCATCCTGGGGAACGACCGGGCCCTCATTCGGGAGCTCATCCGGGCCGGAGAAGCGGCCGGAGAGCGGCTGTGGGAGCTGCCGCTCTACGAGGAGTTCCGGGAAGCCGTGCGCAGCGAGGTGGCGGACCTGCGGAACTCCGCGGGCCGGTACGGCGGCGCCCAGAAGGGCGCGGCCTTCATCGCGGAGTTCGTGGCAGGCTCCCCGTGGGCACACCTCGACATCGCAGGGGTGGCCTTCCTCGATAAGTCCGAGGGTCAGGCCCCGCACCTGCCCAAGGGCGCCACGGGGTTCGGCGTGCGCACCCTCCTCAACTGGCTCGCGCCGCCGGAGGAGGCGTGA
- the pyrE gene encoding orotate phosphoribosyltransferase: protein MTSGPAEQEVLEIFRKVGALLEGHFLLTSGLHSPAYVQCALLLQYPHLAARVVAPLAEEFRAGGVEVVVGPALGAIPLVYELARQLGARAIWAERADGRLVLRRSFTVVRNERVLVAEDVVTTGGSVREVLGLVRAVGAEVVGVAALVDRTGGHDPGFEVPFAAVLHLDLQTYPPEACPLCRQGVPVEKPGSRVFTKPERSGSEG, encoded by the coding sequence ATGACCTCCGGTCCCGCCGAGCAGGAGGTCCTGGAAATTTTCCGGAAGGTGGGGGCGCTGCTCGAGGGCCACTTCCTGCTCACCAGCGGCCTGCACAGCCCCGCTTACGTGCAGTGCGCCCTGCTGCTGCAGTACCCACACCTCGCGGCCCGCGTGGTGGCCCCCCTGGCGGAGGAATTCCGCGCGGGGGGCGTGGAGGTGGTGGTGGGGCCGGCCTTGGGAGCGATCCCCCTCGTCTACGAGCTCGCGCGCCAGCTCGGGGCCCGCGCCATCTGGGCAGAACGCGCGGATGGCCGCCTGGTCCTTCGGCGGTCCTTCACCGTCGTCCGGAACGAACGGGTGCTGGTGGCGGAGGACGTGGTGACCACCGGCGGGTCCGTGCGGGAGGTGCTGGGCCTGGTGCGGGCGGTGGGGGCGGAGGTGGTGGGCGTGGCGGCCCTGGTGGACCGTACCGGGGGCCATGACCCGGGGTTCGAGGTGCCGTTTGCGGCCGTGCTGCACCTGGACCTCCAGACCTACCCTCCAGAGGCTTGCCCCCTGTGTCGGCAGGGAGTACCGGTAGAGAAGCCGGGAAGCAGGGTGTTCACGAAACCCGAACGATCCGGCTCAGAAGGCTGA
- a CDS encoding MBL fold metallo-hydrolase gives MKITYLGHACFLLETQAGKRILLDPYNDQVGYPMQPVPADLVLVSHEHFDHNHVALASGSPRVIRGLRDEGRDWADVREVVDGIEVSTVRTYHDETQGSQRGKNAMFWVVADGLRLLHAGDLGHVLDPQAAAQAQNPDIFLVPVGGYYTIDAAAADRVIEQLRPRVVIPMHYRTEVNQNWPISPLDPFLANKQNVRRVGHTVEVKELPATQEVWVMEWKA, from the coding sequence ATGAAGATCACGTATCTGGGACACGCGTGCTTTCTGTTGGAGACGCAAGCGGGCAAGCGCATCCTCCTGGACCCCTACAACGACCAGGTGGGCTACCCCATGCAGCCCGTGCCCGCGGACCTCGTGCTCGTCAGCCACGAGCACTTCGACCACAACCACGTGGCCCTGGCCAGCGGATCCCCGCGGGTGATCCGGGGTCTGCGGGACGAGGGCAGGGACTGGGCGGACGTCCGGGAGGTGGTGGACGGGATCGAGGTGTCCACGGTGCGCACCTACCACGATGAGACCCAGGGCTCCCAGCGGGGCAAGAACGCCATGTTCTGGGTGGTGGCGGACGGGCTTCGCCTCCTCCACGCGGGCGACCTCGGCCACGTCCTGGATCCGCAAGCCGCGGCGCAGGCCCAGAACCCGGACATCTTCCTGGTCCCCGTGGGAGGCTACTACACCATCGACGCGGCCGCCGCGGATCGGGTGATCGAGCAGCTCCGCCCGCGGGTGGTGATCCCCATGCACTACCGGACGGAGGTGAACCAGAACTGGCCCATCTCCCCCCTGGATCCCTTCCTGGCCAACAAGCAGAACGTGCGGCGGGTGGGCCACACGGTGGAGGTCAAGGAGCTGCCCGCCACCCAAGAGGTCTGGGTGATGGAGTGGAAGGCGTAG
- a CDS encoding dihydroorotate dehydrogenase — translation MTVDLSVEIAGVRFANPVLCAAGPLGHGREFAQVVDLRAFGGFVTKSITLHPRAGNPRPDLVEVDGGFLNSVGLRNPGLAAFLTKDLPFLRTLGIPIIASLAGHSIAEFRELATWLGEAEGIAALELNVSCPNVESGLVFGTDPELLRELVRTVREAVPRPLFVKLTPNVTDIVPVARAAVGAGADALSLVNTLLGMAIDVRTRRPKLGGVTGGLSGPAIRPVAVRMVFEVHRSISVPLIGMGGIETAEHAAEFFLAGASAVAVASATLKNPGVAREIVEGLRAYLLSQGMRSIRELVGALELPHAACP, via the coding sequence ATGACCGTGGACCTCTCCGTGGAGATCGCGGGGGTGCGGTTCGCGAACCCCGTGCTCTGCGCCGCGGGGCCTCTGGGGCACGGCCGGGAGTTCGCGCAAGTGGTGGATCTCCGAGCCTTCGGGGGATTCGTGACCAAGTCCATCACCCTCCACCCCCGGGCGGGGAACCCGCGGCCGGATCTGGTGGAGGTGGACGGCGGGTTTCTGAACTCCGTGGGGCTGCGCAACCCGGGCCTGGCCGCTTTCCTCACCAAGGACCTCCCGTTCCTGCGCACCCTGGGCATCCCCATCATCGCCAGCCTCGCGGGACACTCCATCGCGGAGTTCCGGGAGCTCGCCACCTGGCTCGGGGAGGCGGAAGGGATCGCGGCGTTGGAGCTCAACGTGAGCTGTCCCAACGTGGAGAGCGGGCTCGTGTTCGGCACGGATCCGGAGCTCCTCCGGGAGCTGGTGCGGACCGTGCGGGAGGCCGTGCCCCGGCCCCTGTTCGTGAAGCTCACCCCCAACGTCACGGACATCGTCCCTGTGGCCCGGGCCGCGGTGGGAGCGGGGGCGGACGCCCTCAGCCTCGTCAACACCCTCCTCGGGATGGCCATTGACGTACGCACCCGACGGCCCAAGCTGGGCGGGGTCACCGGGGGACTCTCGGGGCCCGCCATCCGGCCCGTGGCGGTGCGCATGGTGTTCGAGGTGCACCGGTCGATCTCCGTTCCCCTCATCGGGATGGGCGGCATCGAGACCGCGGAGCACGCGGCGGAATTCTTCCTGGCCGGAGCGTCCGCGGTCGCCGTCGCCTCCGCGACCCTGAAGAATCCGGGCGTTGCCCGCGAGATCGTGGAAGGGTTGCGGGCGTACCTCCTCAGCCAGGGGATGCGGTCCATCCGGGAACTGGTGGGAGCCCTGGAGCTTCCGCATGCCGCGTGCCCCTGA